The following are encoded together in the Streptomyces tsukubensis genome:
- a CDS encoding NADH-quinone oxidoreductase subunit J, whose product MNLAAATATSVTSAVSAASTAASTAASRAGTAPQGFLSPTGVEIAFVLVGIVTFGAAVVTVTTRQLVHAALWLVVTLGGLAVEYLLLTAEFIAWVQVLIYVGSVVVLLLFGLMLTKAPIGRSPDADSANRPAALVVALAAAVALVWVVTDAFRTTWIDLHGAVQGSTAVTGSFLFRHWVLPFEALSVLLLAALVGAIVLSRKNARNTPDGKQKSRPRTGPSGSGVTRSRHTPSPSTRAARGRSTPTPSTRAPRPAATAEPARKPPEPARKPPEGER is encoded by the coding sequence GTGAACCTCGCAGCGGCAACAGCCACGTCCGTCACTTCAGCCGTATCTGCGGCATCCACGGCGGCATCCACGGCGGCATCAAGGGCGGGGACCGCCCCGCAGGGGTTCCTCTCGCCGACCGGCGTCGAGATCGCCTTCGTCCTCGTCGGGATCGTCACCTTCGGCGCGGCCGTCGTCACCGTCACCACACGGCAGCTGGTGCACGCGGCCCTGTGGCTCGTCGTGACGCTCGGCGGGCTCGCCGTCGAATACCTCCTCCTCACCGCCGAGTTCATCGCCTGGGTACAGGTCCTCATCTACGTCGGTTCCGTCGTCGTGCTCCTCCTCTTCGGACTGATGCTCACCAAGGCACCCATAGGCCGGTCACCGGACGCCGACTCGGCCAACCGACCCGCCGCACTGGTCGTGGCCCTCGCCGCCGCAGTCGCCCTCGTCTGGGTGGTCACGGACGCCTTCCGTACCACCTGGATCGACCTGCACGGAGCCGTCCAGGGGTCCACCGCCGTCACCGGCTCCTTCCTCTTCCGGCACTGGGTACTGCCCTTCGAGGCGCTGTCCGTACTGCTCCTCGCCGCACTGGTCGGTGCGATCGTGCTCTCCCGCAAGAACGCCAGGAACACCCCGGACGGCAAGCAGAAGAGCCGACCGAGGACCGGACCGTCCGGCTCCGGAGTCACCCGGTCCAGGCACACGCCGTCCCCGTCCACGCGAGCCGCACGCGGGCGATCCACGCCTACGCCCTCCACCCGAGCCCCACGGCCCGCCGCCACCGCCGAGCCCGCCCGTAAGCCCCCCGAGCCCGCCCGTAAGCCCCCAGAGGGAGAGCGCTGA
- the nuoK gene encoding NADH-quinone oxidoreductase subunit NuoK yields the protein MHLAYPAVLSALLFCTGLYGVLARRNAILILMSVELMLNAVNLNLVAFDVWLRDTLHSGQALTLFTIAIAAAEIGIGLAIVLAVHRGRGTSDIDRLRDTAEGPHDDTDPDATGDSAPAIAAKNAEAAA from the coding sequence ATGCACCTCGCCTATCCCGCCGTGCTCTCGGCCCTCCTCTTCTGCACCGGTCTCTACGGTGTGCTGGCCCGCCGCAACGCGATCCTGATCCTCATGTCGGTCGAGCTGATGCTCAACGCCGTCAACCTCAACCTCGTCGCCTTCGACGTCTGGCTCCGTGACACCCTCCACTCCGGTCAGGCCCTGACTCTCTTCACCATCGCCATCGCCGCGGCCGAGATCGGTATCGGCCTCGCGATCGTCCTCGCCGTCCACCGAGGACGTGGCACCTCCGACATCGACCGGCTCCGTGACACCGCCGAGGGCCCCCACGACGACACGGACCCCGACGCGACCGGCGACTCCGCCCCCGCGATCGCGGCGAAGAATGCCGAGGCCGCCGCGTGA